The Cicer arietinum cultivar CDC Frontier isolate Library 1 chromosome 1, Cicar.CDCFrontier_v2.0, whole genome shotgun sequence genome contains the following window.
AATAATGAAACAACCCCATCCATCTTTGCCTCCTCCTCTTGCATccatatcaattaattaatttaaaaaaaaaaactacttaaTCATCAAAACTTATAGACACAGGAGATAATGACAACTGGCATAAATACATTAAGTTCTAAACATTAATTAATGCGGTCCTATAAGCGTTTTAGGGATATGTATGtgtaacatataatgaaatagtattatatttaattataagactgttattattttttttttaaggtaaattcgtaagtaatttttaatataattggaTATCAATATTCTAATATAAAATCAACTCATATTCATACTGTAGTGTTCACATTGTTTCTAAACCTGTTTACAAATATCAAATCAAGATAATTTTAACTGTTAGCAATTACTCTATAACAGTTAAATTGAaaggacaaaaataattaaagaacgAATTTAATAGTGTCAGAATCTTGACTTGTTGTAAAAGATACATCACCAAGCAAAGATGAAATGAAACAAAAACTTTTGTTATCTGTTTCCAACCACAACCCATGTTGtcttttccttctttctttATTCAGCAAATACCCCCTTCTTGGTGACATCTCTGATTTTCTTGCTATTTTCTATTCATCCCTTATCACAAATTTAGCTAACTTGTTGCCTTTTTTTTGTTGTCAATCAATCACAAACTGCATTGCCATTTCTTCAACTTCAGATCTGTGAAATTTGTCTCTTCGTGAGAGTGTATGTTAAAGATTCATTGACTTGAGCAAAAATTGGAAGTGggtaaggtttttttttttttccaactaTTTTTTGTGTTCTGTGGTGTTGAAAATGAACATTCACATGACCcagatgattttttttacctAGTTTGCTATAAAGGTTTCAACTTTCTTGAACCCTTTTCTTTTGGGTTATTGAATTTGATTATCTTGTATAAAGATATTGGAAAACTATGTTGTTTATGTGATTGGGACTGTGTTTGCTTTCTGGGTCTATGTTGGAGCCTTTTTGCAAATTTTGTatcttttgttaaaatttgaattcaaaGGTGTTGTTGGGAGGAAGAATCATGATGGGGAAGCTCATTGGGGAGAGACTATTATTGATGGTGATGATTTTGGTTACAGTGATTATTATTGTAGAGGCTCAACCAAAATCATTTCTTATAAATTGTGGTTCAAATTCTTCTGTGAATGTTGATGGTAGGAAATGGATTGGGGATATGGCTCCTAATAACAATGTAACTCTAGATTCTCCTGGTGCTGTTGTTTCCAATGCTACATTTAGTGGAAATTCAATCTATGAGCCACTTTATAAGACAGCCAGAATTTTCACAGCTTCTTTGAATTACACAATCAAAGAAGTTCAAGGAAACTATTTTTTTAGGTTCTATTTTTGTCCCTTTGAGACTGTTGACTACAATGTGAATGAGTCCTCTTTTGGTGTTGTTGTCAATGGTGTGAAACTATTGTCGGAGTTTAATGTTGCTGGTAAGATATCTCACAAGAATGTGAACTTGAAGATTTCTGGAAAGAATTCAAGTTCGTTTTTCTTGATTAAAGAGTATATTTTGGATGTCGATGATGGTATGCTTGTGATTGAGTTCGTTCCAAGTAGAAACTCGTTTGGATTCATTAATGCCATTGAGATTGTTCCGGTTGTTGGTGAGCTTTTTGCTGGCTCGATCAGTAAAGTTGGTGGTGGAAACTTGAATTTGACTGGACATGGGATGGAGACTATGTATAGGTTAAATGTTGGTGGTCCTGAGATTCAATCGAATCAGGATCCGGATCTTCGGAGAATTTGGGAAATGGATTCTAGCTATATGATCACAGAAAATGCCGGATCAGGAATGAAGAACAGCTCTAATATCACATATGCTTCTGCGAATGATACTTCGGTAGCTCCTCTCCTTGTGTATGAAACTGCAAGGGCAATGTCCAACACTGAAGTCTTGGACAAAAGATTTAACATGTCATGGAAATTCGAAGTAGATCCTGATTTCGATTACGTGGTCCGGTTACATTTCTGTGAGCTGATGTATGATAAGTCAAACGAGAGAATATTCAGGATCTATATAAACAACAGGACGGCTGTGGATAATCTCGATGTTTTTGTTCGAGCAGGAGGGAAGAATAAAGCGTATCACCAGGATCATTATGATTCCGCGTCGTCGGGGATGGATACGCTTTGGGTTCAACTTGGTCCTGAGACTGCTGCTGGTGCTGCGGGAACTGATGCTATCTTGAATGGTCTAGAGGTTTTTAAGCTTAGTCGAAATGGAAATCTTGCCCATGTGGAGAGATACGATACAGATGGCAATTCAGGAAGCAAATCAAATGCAAGAGTTGTTTGGATTGGAGTAGGAGCAGGTATAGCTTCTGTAGCTATAATGGCATGTATTGGTGTCTTTATTTTCTGTTTCTTTAAAAGGAGAAAAGAATCAAGTGATACCAAAAACAACTCTCCGGGTTGGCGACCGATATTCCTGTATGGGGCTGCTGTAAACAGCACTGTGGGAGGTGCCAAGGGATCGGCTGGAACCCAAAAGTTATATGGATCTGTGGCTTCAACCAGAGCTGGTAAGCGGTTTACATTGGCCGAAATTAATGCTGCAACAAATAGTTTCGACGAGAGTCTGATCATCGGAGTTGGAGGCTTTGGTAAGGTGTATAAAGGAGAGGTTGATGATGGTGTCCCTGCTGCAATTAAGCGTGCCAACCCGCAGTCTGAACAAGGTCTGGTTGAATTTGAGACAGAAATCGAGATGCTCTCGAAACTTAGACACAGGCATCTGGTGTCCTTGATTGGTTTCTGTGAAGAGAAAAATGAAATGATTTTGGTTTATGAGTACATGGCAAATGGAACCTTAAGAAGCCATTTATTTGGAAGTGATCTCCCTCCGTTAACATGGAAGCAGCGTCTCGAAGCATGCATTGGTGCTGCAAGGGGACTTCACTACCTTCACACAGGAGCCGACCGTGGAATAATTCACCGGGATGTCAAG
Protein-coding sequences here:
- the LOC101499100 gene encoding probable receptor-like protein kinase At1g30570; this translates as MMGKLIGERLLLMVMILVTVIIIVEAQPKSFLINCGSNSSVNVDGRKWIGDMAPNNNVTLDSPGAVVSNATFSGNSIYEPLYKTARIFTASLNYTIKEVQGNYFFRFYFCPFETVDYNVNESSFGVVVNGVKLLSEFNVAGKISHKNVNLKISGKNSSSFFLIKEYILDVDDGMLVIEFVPSRNSFGFINAIEIVPVVGELFAGSISKVGGGNLNLTGHGMETMYRLNVGGPEIQSNQDPDLRRIWEMDSSYMITENAGSGMKNSSNITYASANDTSVAPLLVYETARAMSNTEVLDKRFNMSWKFEVDPDFDYVVRLHFCELMYDKSNERIFRIYINNRTAVDNLDVFVRAGGKNKAYHQDHYDSASSGMDTLWVQLGPETAAGAAGTDAILNGLEVFKLSRNGNLAHVERYDTDGNSGSKSNARVVWIGVGAGIASVAIMACIGVFIFCFFKRRKESSDTKNNSPGWRPIFLYGAAVNSTVGGAKGSAGTQKLYGSVASTRAGKRFTLAEINAATNSFDESLIIGVGGFGKVYKGEVDDGVPAAIKRANPQSEQGLVEFETEIEMLSKLRHRHLVSLIGFCEEKNEMILVYEYMANGTLRSHLFGSDLPPLTWKQRLEACIGAARGLHYLHTGADRGIIHRDVKTTNILLDENFVAKMADFGLSKDGPAFEHTHVSTAVKGSFGYLDPEYFRRQQLTEKSDVYSFGVVLFEVVCARAVINPTLPKDEINLAEWAMRWQRQRSLDKIIDPLLLGSHCPESLSKFAEIAEKCLADDGKSRPTMGEVLWHLEYVLQLHEAWLNMDNNTQVVQEHSNQDEEEVDLDLKNATD